A portion of the Acidisarcina polymorpha genome contains these proteins:
- the nagA gene encoding N-acetylglucosamine-6-phosphate deacetylase has product MKTVFKARKLFSPLETLEQAVVVVEDGMITSLSSQAERDLPADAEIIDFQDGVIAPAYFDQHVHGSGGFDVMEATEEALVGVSRFLGRHGVAGYLATTVTASMDATLKSLSGLARLIEAAQDRVDPGAATALPVGIHLEGPFLSHEKRGVHSPELLLTPTVALFDRFWQAAEGRIRLITIAPELPNAAEVIAHATARGVRVSIGHSNATAEFAQAAIAAGAVSATHTFNAMRQLEHRDPGILGVVLDDGALFAEIICDGHHVMPMVVRLFWKAKGAGRAILITDGISASGMPDGLYKLGNLDVVVKDGQCTSGGSIAGSTLTMDRAVSNFHEFTGAPLAEVAGLAGRNPARMLGLEDRFGSLEVGRRADFVVLGEGGVLRESVLDGRRAK; this is encoded by the coding sequence GTGAAAACAGTTTTTAAGGCCCGAAAGTTGTTCAGTCCGCTCGAAACGCTAGAGCAAGCGGTTGTGGTTGTCGAAGATGGCATGATTACTTCACTCAGCTCGCAAGCGGAGAGGGATCTTCCCGCGGACGCTGAGATCATCGACTTTCAAGACGGAGTCATCGCTCCTGCTTACTTCGATCAGCATGTTCACGGTAGTGGCGGCTTCGATGTCATGGAGGCGACCGAAGAGGCGCTCGTCGGAGTCAGCCGTTTTCTGGGCCGCCACGGAGTAGCCGGATACCTTGCGACAACGGTCACCGCTTCGATGGACGCGACGCTAAAGTCGCTGAGCGGATTAGCCCGATTGATTGAAGCAGCACAAGACCGCGTCGATCCTGGAGCCGCCACGGCGCTCCCGGTTGGTATTCACCTCGAGGGACCATTCCTCTCTCATGAGAAGCGGGGCGTTCATTCGCCGGAACTCCTGCTGACCCCCACTGTTGCCCTGTTCGACCGCTTCTGGCAGGCAGCGGAGGGCCGTATTCGGCTGATCACCATCGCTCCCGAGCTGCCGAACGCAGCCGAAGTGATCGCCCATGCCACGGCCCGTGGAGTTCGCGTCAGCATAGGCCACAGCAATGCCACCGCCGAATTTGCACAGGCGGCCATCGCCGCGGGAGCCGTATCGGCAACCCATACTTTCAATGCCATGCGACAGCTGGAGCATCGGGATCCCGGCATTCTGGGTGTGGTTCTCGACGATGGAGCGTTGTTCGCGGAAATTATCTGCGACGGGCATCACGTGATGCCGATGGTGGTGCGGCTTTTCTGGAAGGCGAAGGGTGCCGGGCGAGCCATCCTGATCACCGACGGCATCAGCGCCAGCGGCATGCCGGATGGTCTCTACAAGCTCGGGAATTTGGACGTGGTGGTGAAAGACGGCCAGTGCACCTCGGGCGGCTCGATCGCCGGCAGCACTCTGACGATGGACCGCGCAGTGTCGAACTTCCACGAGTTCACCGGAGCGCCGTTGGCTGAGGTGGCCGGGCTGGCAGGGCGGAATCCAGCGCGAATGCTGGGCCTGGAGGACCGGTTTGGTTCGCTGGAAGTCGGTCGCCGGGCAGACTTTGTTGTCTTGGGCGAGGGCGGTGTCTTACG